The Christiangramia salexigens genome includes the window CCAAAGGTGACCTTTACAGTCTCACTAAGAGATGTTGAAAGAGAAATTCCTTTAAAATCGGCTTTTACCGGATATTTTTTATGGTTTCGATCAACCAGTACAGCAGTTTTAAATTGTTTTAAGGGTACGTCCAGGAAATGCCTAACCCCATAAATAAGGGTTGTTCCGGAATTTAAAACATCATCTACAAGGATCACAGATTTATTTTGATAGGTATCTGCATCCAATGATGTTTTGATCTCATTCAGCGGATTCTTCTTGTCGATCTCAACTTTGCAAAGCAAAACCTTTAATGGGGAGATCTCTAAAAGATCTGCTTCAAGTTTTTGTGCAAGTTCAAAGCCCTTTCGGGAAATTCCTGCCAGTACAATTTCATCTTCTTTAATGTTGCTCTCATAGATCTGATAAGCAATACGACGGATCTTGTGTTTTATCTGTTCGTGGTTTAAAATTGGATGATTTTTTTGCATCGGTTATTTTTTGCGGAATTTAAAAAACAATTCATTACCCTGTCTGGGTTTTATGGAATTATAGCTGGTTTCCAGAATATCTATTTCAAAACAGGAACTAAAATACGTTAAATATTCATTTTTACTTCCTCCAAATGGCGGCCCGGATGCTTCAAGAGGGAAATCGAATAACAAACCTGCGATGCGACCCTTTTCAAGCAATAGATTAGTAACTTTCTGGGCGTAATCCATTCTTTTCATAACAGGAATTGCACAGAAAAATGTTTGTTCCAGGATCAAATCATATTTACCCTCATGTTCAAAAAAATCTGCCTGGATTATTTGAGAATCAGGAAAATGAGGAACTCTTTTTCTGAAATTGTCGAGAGGTTCCTTTGCAATATCTATAATACTAACATTCTTAAAGCCATTGTCAAATAAATACTCGGCTTCGTATGAATTCCCGGCGCCGGGAATAAGGATTTTAAGATCCTTGTCCTTTAATTGATCTATATATACCTTAATTGGGGTTGAGATATATCCTATATCCCAACCGGTGCGTTGCTCTTGGTATCGTGCAGACCAGAAGTCTTTATTCATCTTTTTTAGGCTCTACCTCTTTTTCTTCGATTTTATCTCCAGCATTCTCAAACCAATCGTCAATATCGCGGCGGTCCTTCTTAGTAGGTCTTCCGGTTCCTTTTTTCCGGTAATAGTCTTTGGAATACTTTAGAAGATCCAGTTTTTCAAAGGCTTCTTTTGGAGTGACATCGTGGATATAAAGATTCACCAATTTTGCTCCAACCCGGCTTTTTGGGAGGTCCAAAACCTCGATTTCGTAATTTATCTGATTCTTTCTAACCCTTAATTTATCCCCGGGAAAAACCTCTTTAGAAGGCTTCAAAATTTCATCTTCCAGCCTTACTTTACCCTGCTTACAGGCATTGGTGGCAATACTTCTGGTTTTAAAATATCTAACGCACCATAAAAATTTATCAACTCTCATAATTTGACCTTTAAAACCACGTTCATTATTAAGCAAAAATACAAGATTATTGTATCTTGCGCGACCAAAATACTATTCTAATGAGATTGAACAAACTTATGATGATTTGCCTTTTGGCATTCATTGTTTTTTCATGTAATAAAG containing:
- a CDS encoding phosphoribosyltransferase family protein; the encoded protein is MQKNHPILNHEQIKHKIRRIAYQIYESNIKEDEIVLAGISRKGFELAQKLEADLLEISPLKVLLCKVEIDKKNPLNEIKTSLDADTYQNKSVILVDDVLNSGTTLIYGVRHFLDVPLKQFKTAVLVDRNHKKYPVKADFKGISLSTSLSETVKVTFGKDNWRVELS
- a CDS encoding SAM-dependent methyltransferase; this translates as MNKDFWSARYQEQRTGWDIGYISTPIKVYIDQLKDKDLKILIPGAGNSYEAEYLFDNGFKNVSIIDIAKEPLDNFRKRVPHFPDSQIIQADFFEHEGKYDLILEQTFFCAIPVMKRMDYAQKVTNLLLEKGRIAGLLFDFPLEASGPPFGGSKNEYLTYFSSCFEIDILETSYNSIKPRQGNELFFKFRKK
- a CDS encoding RNA-binding S4 domain-containing protein; amino-acid sequence: MRVDKFLWCVRYFKTRSIATNACKQGKVRLEDEILKPSKEVFPGDKLRVRKNQINYEIEVLDLPKSRVGAKLVNLYIHDVTPKEAFEKLDLLKYSKDYYRKKGTGRPTKKDRRDIDDWFENAGDKIEEKEVEPKKDE